A single genomic interval of Myxococcota bacterium harbors:
- the epsC gene encoding serine O-acetyltransferase EpsC, which translates to MEESASWDLEKLVSALRTSRNGTAERRDEERRRERPSRDALVSAVRGLRGALFPSHFGVSDFTETSIDFFVGTTLDANLRALEEQVRRGLLYDTVELEAPTAAQRARELVREFALRLPAVRSALELDLRAALDGDPAAHSRAEVLLCYPGVTAITHHRLAHELHRLGATLLARIISEDAHANTGIDIHPGARIGDHFFIDHGTGVVIGETALLGNRVRLYQGVTLGARDFPLDGNGRPVKGMPRHPIIEDQVVIYAGATILGRIIVGRGSVIGGNIWLTRSVPAGSHVTQARSRRDDVFHDGAGI; encoded by the coding sequence GTGGAGGAGTCCGCGAGCTGGGACCTCGAGAAGCTCGTCTCGGCTCTGCGGACCTCGCGCAACGGAACCGCCGAGCGCCGCGACGAGGAACGGCGCCGGGAGCGCCCGTCGCGCGACGCGCTCGTGAGCGCCGTGCGCGGATTGCGCGGGGCGCTCTTCCCGTCCCACTTCGGCGTGAGTGACTTCACCGAGACCAGCATCGACTTCTTCGTCGGCACGACGCTCGATGCGAATCTGCGCGCGCTCGAGGAGCAGGTGCGGCGCGGATTGCTGTACGACACGGTCGAGCTCGAGGCACCTACGGCCGCGCAGCGCGCGCGCGAGCTGGTGCGTGAGTTCGCACTGCGCCTGCCCGCCGTGCGCAGCGCGCTGGAGCTCGACCTGCGGGCCGCGCTGGACGGCGACCCCGCGGCGCACAGCCGAGCCGAGGTGCTCTTGTGCTACCCCGGCGTCACCGCGATCACCCACCACCGGCTGGCCCACGAGCTTCACCGCCTGGGGGCGACGCTGCTCGCGCGCATCATCTCCGAAGACGCGCACGCGAACACCGGGATCGACATCCACCCCGGCGCCCGGATCGGAGACCACTTCTTCATCGATCACGGCACGGGCGTCGTGATCGGAGAGACGGCACTGCTGGGGAACCGCGTCCGCCTGTATCAGGGGGTGACACTCGGCGCGCGTGACTTCCCGCTCGACGGAAACGGCAGGCCCGTGAAGGGGATGCCGCGCCACCCGATCATCGAGGACCAGGTGGTGATCTACGCCGGCGCCACGATCCTCGGCCGCATCATCGTCGGTCGAGGCTCCGTGATCGGCGGCAACATCTGGCTCACGCGCAGCGTTCCCGCCGGCAGCCATGTGACCCAGGCGCGCTCGCGCCGCGACGACGTCTTCCATGACGGCGCCGGTATCTAG
- a CDS encoding TauD/TfdA family dioxygenase, producing the protein MPHSIEVIPVAGRIGAEVRGVDLSADVHEGVIELVREALLRRKVLFFRDQRLDAASQQRFARRFGPVTSAHPTVPGVREHPNVLDVDAREGNVAVQWHSDVTFVDRPPLGSVLRAVVLPALGGDTLWANAVAGYEDLPVALQTFADSLEAVHTNQFDYVAAGPAGPSESLRAYGRVFESVRYETIHPVVRVHPETGERALFLGGFARRIVGLSLRDSSALLGVFRKHVTRPENTVRWRWRPGDVAFWDNRATQHRAIADFGREPRRLQRVTIAGDLPVGVGGRTSKSLTGDSTSYNRDAA; encoded by the coding sequence GTGCCACACAGCATCGAAGTGATTCCCGTTGCGGGCCGGATCGGCGCCGAGGTGCGCGGAGTGGACCTGTCTGCAGACGTGCACGAGGGGGTGATCGAGCTCGTGCGCGAGGCGCTGCTGCGCCGCAAGGTGCTGTTCTTCCGCGATCAGCGGCTCGACGCGGCGTCACAGCAGCGCTTCGCCCGCCGCTTCGGACCGGTCACGAGCGCGCATCCGACGGTGCCGGGCGTGCGCGAGCATCCGAACGTGCTCGACGTCGATGCGCGCGAGGGCAACGTCGCGGTCCAGTGGCACAGCGACGTGACCTTCGTCGACCGCCCGCCGCTCGGCTCGGTCCTGCGGGCCGTCGTGCTGCCAGCGCTGGGAGGAGACACGCTCTGGGCCAATGCGGTCGCCGGCTACGAGGACCTGCCGGTCGCTCTGCAGACCTTCGCGGACTCGCTTGAGGCGGTGCACACCAACCAGTTCGACTACGTGGCCGCGGGTCCGGCCGGTCCCAGCGAGTCTCTCCGCGCCTACGGGCGTGTCTTCGAGTCGGTACGCTACGAGACGATCCACCCGGTGGTGCGCGTGCATCCCGAGACCGGCGAGCGCGCGCTGTTCCTGGGCGGCTTCGCGCGCCGCATCGTGGGTCTCTCGCTCCGCGACTCCTCCGCGCTGCTCGGAGTGTTTCGCAAGCACGTGACGCGGCCCGAGAACACCGTGCGCTGGCGCTGGCGCCCGGGCGACGTCGCCTTCTGGGACAACCGGGCCACCCAGCACCGCGCGATCGCGGACTTCGGTCGCGAGCCGAGACGGCTCCAACGAGTCACGATCGCGGGCGACCTGCCCGTGGGCGTGGGCGGGCGCACCAGCAAGTCACTCACCGGTGACTCGACCTCCTACAACCGGGACGCGGCGTGA
- a CDS encoding CmcJ/NvfI family oxidoreductase: MSLELPGTEATLNYLAPSATKPVTYTYTPPQGVPQRSRGEPHRVEISDARKLAEAARLDREGFALVAHTTEVRDFLDEAEVRTVYYPEVEALLKRTTGADAVVIFDHTLRSAADERAKGVREPVRSVHNDYTALSGKRRVSDHLPADEAECRLRGRHSVINVWRSIRGPIETTPLAVCDARSIRPDDLVPTDLVYPDRVGEVYSVRYNPAHRWYFYSKLRRDEALLIKTYDSLEDGTARFSAHSAFDDPATRAGAPPRESIEVRALVFYPQAP, encoded by the coding sequence ATGTCACTCGAGCTCCCCGGCACCGAAGCGACTCTGAACTACCTGGCGCCCAGCGCGACCAAGCCCGTGACGTACACCTACACGCCGCCGCAGGGGGTGCCGCAGCGCAGCCGCGGCGAGCCGCACCGCGTCGAGATCAGCGACGCGCGCAAGCTCGCGGAGGCCGCGCGGCTCGACCGCGAGGGCTTCGCGCTGGTCGCCCATACGACCGAGGTGCGCGACTTCCTCGACGAGGCCGAGGTGCGTACCGTGTACTACCCGGAAGTCGAAGCGCTGCTGAAACGCACGACCGGTGCGGACGCGGTGGTGATCTTCGACCACACGCTGCGCTCCGCGGCCGACGAGCGCGCGAAGGGCGTGCGCGAGCCCGTGCGCTCGGTGCACAACGACTACACGGCGCTCTCGGGCAAACGCCGCGTCAGCGACCATCTGCCCGCCGACGAGGCCGAGTGCCGGCTGCGCGGGCGCCACTCCGTGATCAACGTCTGGCGCTCGATCCGCGGGCCGATCGAGACCACGCCGCTGGCGGTCTGCGACGCGCGCTCGATCCGCCCCGACGACCTGGTTCCAACCGACCTCGTGTACCCCGATCGCGTCGGCGAGGTCTACTCGGTGCGCTACAACCCCGCGCACCGTTGGTACTTCTACTCGAAGCTGCGGCGCGACGAGGCGCTGCTGATCAAGACCTACGACTCGCTCGAGGACGGCACGGCCCGCTTCAGCGCGCACAGCGCCTTCGACGATCCGGCCACCCGTGCGGGTGCGCCGCCACGCGAGAGCATCGAGGTGCGCGCGCTGGTCTTCTACCCACAAGCGCCCTGA
- the pqqA gene encoding pyrroloquinoline quinone precursor peptide PqqA — MDWTTPAFEEINMSAEIGAYQGDEDGSDYPPFVTSSERASATEA; from the coding sequence ATGGACTGGACGACACCCGCGTTCGAAGAGATCAACATGAGCGCCGAGATCGGCGCGTACCAGGGCGACGAGGACGGCAGCGACTACCCGCCCTTCGTCACCTCTTCCGAGCGCGCCTCTGCCACCGAGGCGTAG
- the pqqB gene encoding pyrroloquinoline quinone biosynthesis protein PqqB has product MQLRVLGSAAGGGFPQWNCGCANCAGLRAGSLRARARTQESVAVSADGERWLLLNASPEIRAQLESFAPLWPRAKRHSPVSGIVLTNGDLDHTLGLLSLRESHPISVWATAAVRSGFTSGNTLYPTLERFEGQVTWHALELGRELALGDTGLFVTALPVPGKLPLHLERTRAASPEDNVGLRIRDPATGGVLAYLPAVAGASRAVSDAAQAADCVFFDGTFWSSDELVAAGLGTRRAEDMAHWPVGGSEGSLAWLAKLPGRRILIHVNNTNPLLREDGRERAAAEAAGVEVAHDGLELYL; this is encoded by the coding sequence GTGCAGCTTCGAGTTCTAGGGTCGGCCGCCGGTGGCGGCTTCCCCCAGTGGAACTGCGGCTGCGCGAATTGTGCCGGCCTGCGCGCCGGCAGCCTGCGGGCCCGCGCACGAACCCAGGAGTCGGTCGCCGTCTCGGCCGACGGCGAGCGCTGGCTGCTCTTGAACGCGTCGCCCGAGATTCGCGCGCAGCTCGAGAGCTTCGCGCCGCTCTGGCCGCGCGCGAAGCGACACTCGCCGGTGTCGGGCATCGTGCTCACGAACGGCGACCTCGACCACACCTTGGGACTCCTGTCGCTGCGTGAGTCACACCCGATCTCCGTCTGGGCCACCGCGGCGGTGCGCAGCGGTTTCACCTCGGGCAACACGCTGTATCCCACGCTGGAACGGTTCGAGGGGCAGGTGACCTGGCACGCGCTCGAGCTCGGGCGCGAGCTCGCGCTGGGAGACACGGGTCTGTTCGTGACTGCGCTCCCGGTGCCCGGCAAGCTGCCGCTCCACCTCGAGCGCACGCGCGCCGCCTCGCCCGAGGACAACGTCGGCCTGCGCATCCGCGACCCGGCGACGGGCGGCGTGCTGGCCTATCTGCCCGCGGTGGCGGGTGCGTCGCGCGCCGTGTCCGATGCGGCGCAGGCAGCCGACTGCGTGTTCTTCGACGGCACGTTCTGGAGCTCCGACGAGCTGGTCGCGGCCGGACTCGGCACGCGCCGCGCGGAAGACATGGCGCACTGGCCCGTGGGCGGCAGCGAGGGGAGCCTGGCCTGGCTCGCGAAGCTGCCCGGGCGGCGCATCCTGATCCACGTGAACAACACCAATCCGCTCTTGCGCGAAGACGGGCGCGAGCGCGCCGCAGCCGAGGCCGCCGGCGTCGAGGTCGCGCACGACGGCCTGGAGCTCTACTTGTGA
- the pqqC gene encoding pyrroloquinoline-quinone synthase PqqC — protein sequence MTRALSADDFVARMRAEGARRYHDTHPFHLRMHEGSLTPDELRAWVLNRYYYQTRIPIKDALILSKSEDPAFRRMWIHRLRDHDGERAGEGGLAQWLRLAEAVGLDANEVGSCARVLPGVRFACDGYVSLVRDADLVVAVASSLTEFFAPDLMSTRIAAWEKHYPWIAAAGLEYFKNRVTFARRDSQEAIAFVTARATRAELQEACVAALVRKTEVLWHLLDCVQAATAARP from the coding sequence GTGACTCGCGCGCTCTCCGCCGACGACTTCGTCGCGCGCATGCGCGCCGAGGGCGCGCGCCGCTACCACGACACGCACCCGTTCCACCTGCGCATGCACGAGGGGTCACTCACGCCCGACGAGCTGCGCGCCTGGGTGCTGAACCGCTACTACTACCAGACGCGCATCCCGATCAAGGACGCGCTGATCCTGTCCAAGTCCGAGGATCCCGCGTTCCGGCGCATGTGGATCCACCGCCTGCGCGACCACGACGGCGAGCGCGCGGGCGAGGGCGGGCTCGCGCAGTGGCTCCGGCTGGCCGAGGCCGTGGGGCTGGATGCGAACGAGGTCGGCTCGTGCGCGCGCGTGCTGCCGGGCGTGCGCTTCGCATGCGACGGCTACGTGTCACTCGTGCGCGATGCCGACCTGGTGGTGGCGGTGGCGTCTTCGCTCACCGAGTTCTTCGCGCCCGACCTGATGTCGACGCGCATCGCGGCCTGGGAGAAACACTACCCGTGGATCGCCGCCGCGGGCCTGGAGTATTTCAAGAACCGGGTCACGTTCGCGCGCCGTGACTCGCAGGAGGCGATCGCGTTCGTGACCGCGCGCGCCACCCGCGCGGAGCTGCAGGAGGCGTGCGTCGCGGCGCTCGTGCGCAAGACCGAGGTACTGTGGCACCTGCTCGACTGCGTGCAGGCGGCCACGGCGGCCCGGCCGTGA